In Microcoleus sp. FACHB-831, one genomic interval encodes:
- a CDS encoding tetratricopeptide repeat protein, which translates to MKLNSKVFPYITPFIYVVFGMSPLLLIQPNFAINLEECLIRGNSQSDVAERFIGSKPLDDVERRECEELGKQQPEKPEPQQKDLSERSRLLDEANNLYNAEDFAGAESIFRNLVALYRNDDLIHYKLGNALYRQNKIAAAVREYQQTIRLNSKSAVAYNAIGIIRLKQGKFNEAVASFRKALEIDVNYAEAHQNLGQALWQQGKKEEAIASLEKARNLLTQKSTISPPNQGDLQLLQCCSSPNK; encoded by the coding sequence ATGAAACTAAACAGCAAAGTTTTTCCATACATTACCCCATTCATATATGTTGTTTTTGGTATGTCGCCTCTGCTACTAATTCAACCTAATTTTGCTATTAACCTTGAGGAATGCTTAATTAGAGGCAATTCTCAAAGCGATGTGGCAGAAAGGTTTATCGGCTCAAAACCGCTGGATGATGTTGAGCGCAGGGAATGCGAAGAATTGGGCAAACAGCAACCAGAAAAACCCGAACCACAGCAAAAAGATTTATCAGAGCGATCGCGCTTGCTTGACGAAGCAAATAACCTCTACAATGCTGAAGATTTTGCAGGTGCAGAATCAATCTTCCGCAACCTGGTCGCACTCTACCGCAATGACGACTTAATTCACTACAAGTTGGGTAATGCTCTTTACCGTCAAAACAAAATAGCAGCAGCAGTTAGAGAATATCAGCAAACTATTCGCCTAAATTCTAAATCTGCCGTTGCTTACAATGCCATAGGGATTATTAGACTCAAGCAAGGTAAGTTTAATGAGGCAGTTGCCTCGTTTAGAAAAGCGCTTGAGATCGATGTTAACTATGCCGAAGCGCATCAAAATTTGGGACAAGCGCTGTGGCAGCAAGGTAAGAAAGAAGAAGCGATCGCTTCCCTGGAAAAAGCCAGAAATCTATTGACCCAAAAAAGTACAATATCGCCACCTAATCAAGGCGATTTACAGTTGCTACAGTGTTGCTCCAGCCCAAATAAATAA
- a CDS encoding actin-binding WH2 domain-containing protein, producing the protein MNHFTILMHLLRDRQNFLEEVSKGIRLEKKIVSLLIISSLFFALYGAIIGSTTVPMQIFASAFKLPALYLITMAICLPTLYFSEAISGSKRTFGQYLALLLASMALIGVMLFSFAPITLFFRLSIDDYQFFKLLNVAVFTITGLIGVNNFYQSAKFLNDKDSEITKNRTNLIQYWLVLYGFVGSQLGWILRPFFGSPERPFELFRKLESNFYVHIWQVITGALGLS; encoded by the coding sequence ATGAACCACTTCACAATCTTAATGCACTTATTACGCGATCGCCAGAATTTTTTGGAAGAGGTTAGTAAGGGGATAAGACTTGAAAAAAAGATTGTTTCTCTACTAATTATTAGCTCGCTATTTTTTGCACTTTATGGTGCAATTATCGGTTCCACAACCGTCCCGATGCAAATATTTGCTTCCGCCTTTAAACTACCAGCCTTGTACTTAATTACAATGGCTATCTGTTTACCTACTTTATATTTTTCCGAGGCAATTTCCGGCTCTAAGCGCACTTTTGGACAATACCTAGCTTTGCTGTTAGCCTCAATGGCACTCATTGGCGTGATGCTGTTCAGTTTTGCGCCAATTACGCTATTCTTTCGTTTGTCGATTGACGATTATCAATTTTTTAAGCTTTTGAACGTAGCAGTTTTTACGATTACTGGATTGATTGGAGTAAACAACTTTTACCAAAGCGCGAAATTTCTCAATGACAAAGATTCTGAAATTACGAAAAATCGCACCAATCTTATCCAATATTGGTTGGTGCTATATGGCTTTGTCGGAAGTCAGCTGGGATGGATACTCAGACCTTTTTTTGGAAGTCCTGAGAGACCTTTCGAGCTATTCCGCAAACTTGAAAGTAACTTTTACGTTCATATTTGGCAAGTAATTACTGGCGCACTAGGTTTGAGTTAA
- a CDS encoding deoxyguanosinetriphosphate triphosphohydrolase, whose product MMDWNKLLTAKRLRKTEPEDRKLDRTPSERDYDRPPFQRDYDRLVFSSPFRRLKDKTQVFSLPTNDYIRTRLIHSLEVSCVGRSLGRIVGGEIIKRHKLDNFSASDFGDIVSAACLAHDIGNPPFGHAGEDAIRTGFKLWYSTVNHVGEELLSQTQKADFDSFEGNAQGFRILTKLEMYREKGGMQLTCPTLAAFTKYPRESFIPESILNCYPGRSVKKYGFFQAEKELFTEVAETVGLIRRDDKTAWWSRHPLAFLVEAADDICYSIVDVEDGYRMGYISFKKAKDLLNEIAEIPKTDFNAADSGAEKVKRLRAKAINELIQEVVKIFLDNEPDILSGNFDKDLLSKSKYQKHLDDEIKTKTRKAVFQHPDVVGIQIAGYEVLGKLFGEFVNAVLHESEKGKLIRHMLPEKEGHEPDEDTYNKILKITDYISGMTDSYATSLFQQFSGISLG is encoded by the coding sequence ATGATGGATTGGAATAAGCTCCTGACAGCTAAAAGACTCCGCAAGACAGAACCAGAAGATCGCAAGCTTGATCGTACTCCCTCTGAGAGAGACTACGATCGCCCTCCCTTTCAGAGAGACTACGATCGCCTGGTGTTTTCCTCACCTTTTCGTCGCCTCAAAGATAAGACCCAGGTTTTCTCTCTGCCCACAAATGATTACATTCGCACTCGTCTAATTCACAGCCTTGAGGTTTCCTGTGTCGGTCGTTCCCTTGGCAGGATTGTTGGGGGTGAAATTATAAAAAGACACAAGCTTGATAATTTCAGTGCTTCAGACTTTGGTGACATTGTTTCTGCTGCTTGTTTAGCTCATGATATTGGTAATCCTCCCTTTGGTCATGCTGGAGAGGATGCTATCCGTACAGGATTTAAACTCTGGTACAGCACTGTTAACCATGTAGGTGAGGAACTTCTCAGCCAGACTCAAAAAGCTGACTTTGATTCATTTGAGGGCAATGCACAAGGCTTTCGTATTCTTACGAAGCTAGAAATGTACCGTGAAAAAGGAGGAATGCAACTCACCTGTCCAACTTTAGCCGCTTTCACAAAATACCCTAGAGAGTCTTTTATCCCAGAATCTATCTTGAACTGTTATCCAGGTAGAAGTGTTAAAAAATATGGTTTCTTCCAAGCAGAAAAAGAGTTATTCACTGAGGTAGCAGAAACGGTTGGATTAATCCGCCGTGATGATAAGACAGCCTGGTGGTCTAGACACCCACTTGCTTTTCTGGTTGAAGCCGCAGATGACATTTGTTACTCAATTGTTGATGTAGAAGACGGCTATCGCATGGGCTATATTTCTTTTAAGAAAGCTAAAGATTTGCTGAACGAAATCGCAGAAATCCCAAAAACTGATTTTAATGCTGCTGATAGCGGTGCAGAAAAGGTAAAGCGTCTGCGTGCTAAAGCTATAAACGAATTGATTCAGGAAGTTGTCAAGATTTTTCTAGATAATGAACCAGACATACTCTCTGGTAACTTTGACAAAGATTTGTTATCTAAAAGCAAGTACCAAAAACATCTTGACGACGAGATTAAAACGAAAACCCGTAAGGCTGTCTTCCAACACCCTGATGTTGTTGGTATTCAGATTGCTGGATACGAAGTTTTAGGAAAATTGTTTGGTGAATTTGTTAATGCAGTCCTGCATGAAAGTGAAAAGGGCAAATTGATCCGTCATATGCTGCCCGAAAAGGAGGGCCACGAGCCTGATGAAGATACCTATAATAAAATTCTCAAGATTACAGACTATATCTCTGGCATGACTGATTCTTACGCTACCAGTTTATTCCAACAATTTAGCGGTATTTCCTTGGGATAA
- a CDS encoding LysR family transcriptional regulator: MELRHLHYFIAVAEELNFTRAAARLHIAQPPLSKQIHDLEQEIGVQLFDRTQRPLQLTLAGRVFLKEVQDAIALVDNAVKMAQSASRGEIGRLVIGFTSSMTNIFLPDIVRAYRDRFPLVELVWRELATSVQLQALRDRQLDIGFFHLTSWMLQESDLCSMTIWHEPLIVALPETHPLANHTQVSLKALEKESFILPSRHFAPGLSKEIEHLCQQSGFSPVVVHEGTMMLTILSLVAGGVGVALLPANVQNIQRKGVVYKHIVESTPTVPMAAVWRQGDSSAILREFLEVTQAIAQTHSKHE, translated from the coding sequence ATGGAACTTCGACATTTGCATTACTTTATAGCAGTGGCAGAGGAATTGAACTTCACTCGTGCGGCTGCACGCCTGCATATCGCGCAACCTCCACTCAGCAAGCAAATTCACGACCTAGAACAAGAAATTGGGGTGCAATTGTTCGACCGCACCCAGCGACCGCTACAGTTAACCTTAGCTGGACGGGTGTTTTTGAAAGAAGTTCAAGACGCGATCGCACTGGTAGATAATGCGGTCAAAATGGCTCAAAGTGCCAGTCGTGGAGAAATCGGACGTTTGGTAATTGGCTTTACTAGCTCAATGACAAATATCTTTTTGCCAGACATCGTGCGCGCCTACCGCGATCGCTTTCCTCTGGTGGAACTCGTCTGGCGGGAGTTAGCAACTTCCGTACAATTGCAAGCGCTGCGCGATCGCCAGCTTGATATTGGGTTTTTCCATTTAACGTCGTGGATGCTTCAGGAATCCGATCTATGCTCGATGACGATTTGGCATGAACCGTTAATTGTGGCATTACCAGAAACTCATCCCTTAGCTAACCATACTCAAGTTTCTTTAAAAGCACTTGAAAAAGAATCTTTTATCCTCCCTTCTCGTCACTTTGCTCCAGGTTTATCTAAAGAAATTGAACATTTGTGCCAACAATCTGGATTTTCACCAGTTGTCGTCCATGAAGGAACAATGATGCTGACGATCCTCAGTTTGGTAGCTGGCGGCGTTGGAGTTGCGTTGCTACCTGCAAATGTCCAAAATATTCAACGTAAGGGTGTCGTATATAAACATATCGTTGAATCAACGCCAACTGTCCCGATGGCGGCTGTATGGCGACAGGGCGATTCATCAGCTATTTTGCGGGAATTTTTGGAAGTTACACAAGCGATCGCGCAAACTCACTCAAAACACGAATAA
- a CDS encoding Uma2 family endonuclease has product MQVTEQRYYTPEEYLELEDSAEYKSEYIDGQIIPMAGASTNHNRIAGNFYAALNFALKQQDYEVFIGDVRLWIPNKRIYTYPDVMVVEGEPEYFDNRTDTITNPQVIVEVLSQSTKGYDREGKFEAYRTLATLQEYLLIDQTRIHVEQFSKTGKKRWTLCEYDEEDEAIALSSVSFEISLLDLYNKVKFEVINSEEE; this is encoded by the coding sequence ATGCAAGTCACAGAACAGCGATACTACACTCCAGAGGAATACCTGGAACTAGAGGACTCAGCTGAGTACAAAAGCGAATACATTGATGGTCAAATCATTCCAATGGCAGGTGCATCGACAAATCACAATCGGATAGCAGGTAATTTCTATGCTGCGTTAAACTTTGCGCTTAAACAACAGGATTACGAGGTTTTCATTGGGGATGTACGTTTGTGGATACCCAACAAGCGTATCTATACTTATCCAGATGTGATGGTTGTCGAGGGAGAACCAGAATATTTTGACAATCGCACAGATACGATTACTAATCCCCAAGTCATTGTAGAAGTCTTGTCACAATCTACTAAAGGTTACGACCGCGAAGGTAAATTTGAAGCTTACCGGACGCTAGCAACACTTCAAGAGTATTTGTTAATCGACCAAACCCGAATTCATGTAGAGCAGTTTTCTAAAACGGGAAAGAAGCGATGGACGCTGTGTGAATATGACGAGGAAGATGAAGCGATCGCCCTTAGTTCAGTTTCTTTTGAGATTTCACTGCTAGATTTGTACAACAAGGTAAAGTTTGAGGTAATTAATTCGGAGGAGGAATAG
- a CDS encoding aspartoacylase, translated as MTVNSIKRVAIVGGTHGNELTGVYLVKKFERSPDLIKRSRFESVAFLANPKAYQIGTRYVDTDLNRCFHRQDLENPALSSYEAIRAKEIYQILASGDKQQSNLIVDLHSTTSNMGLTIIPSSKHPFNLQLAAYLQSVNPSVKVYRWAQAEQDSPFLRSIYELGCAIEVGSIAQGVLDAHLFQQTEALIYAILDFVEAYNQGTPFLTKEPLVIYQSIQTIDYPRNENGEIQAMIHPQLQFRDYEALHPGEPMFLTFDGEAIAYQGTSTVYPVFINEAAYYEKGIAMCITQKEMVVV; from the coding sequence ATGACCGTAAATTCTATTAAAAGAGTAGCAATTGTAGGCGGAACTCACGGTAACGAACTCACAGGAGTTTACCTGGTGAAGAAATTCGAGCGATCGCCCGACTTAATTAAGCGATCGCGTTTTGAAAGCGTCGCGTTTTTGGCAAATCCCAAAGCATACCAAATCGGAACGCGGTACGTTGATACCGACCTCAATCGCTGTTTTCACCGACAGGATTTAGAAAATCCCGCGCTTTCCAGCTATGAAGCAATTCGCGCTAAAGAGATTTACCAGATTTTGGCCTCTGGAGACAAACAGCAAAGCAATTTGATCGTCGATTTGCACAGCACCACATCTAACATGGGGCTGACGATTATTCCAAGTAGCAAACATCCCTTTAACCTACAGTTAGCAGCTTATTTACAATCTGTAAATCCCAGCGTAAAGGTGTATAGATGGGCGCAAGCCGAACAAGATAGCCCATTTCTGCGTTCCATATATGAATTAGGGTGTGCTATTGAAGTTGGTTCTATTGCTCAAGGAGTCTTAGATGCACATTTATTTCAACAAACAGAAGCGCTCATCTACGCAATTCTAGACTTTGTAGAAGCCTATAACCAGGGAACGCCATTTCTTACAAAAGAGCCGTTAGTTATTTATCAAAGCATACAAACAATTGATTATCCCAGAAATGAAAATGGGGAAATTCAGGCGATGATTCACCCCCAGCTTCAATTTAGGGATTATGAAGCGCTTCATCCAGGCGAACCCATGTTTTTGACATTCGATGGTGAGGCGATCGCTTATCAAGGAACATCAACAGTCTATCCAGTTTTCATCAACGAAGCGGCTTACTACGAAAAAGGCATTGCCATGTGCATAACCCAAAAAGAAATGGTTGTAGTTTGA
- a CDS encoding type II toxin-antitoxin system PemK/MazF family toxin gives MPITSNVSRAYPFEVLLNPEDSGLPKTSKVQAQQVRTISKQRIEGEPLGTLSKELMQLVDAALNLHLGLN, from the coding sequence TTGCCAATTACATCTAATGTTAGCCGTGCCTATCCTTTTGAAGTTTTACTTAATCCAGAGGATAGCGGTCTACCCAAAACTTCTAAAGTGCAGGCGCAGCAAGTAAGGACAATTTCTAAGCAGCGAATTGAGGGCGAACCTCTGGGAACTTTGAGTAAGGAACTGATGCAATTGGTAGATGCTGCACTTAACTTACATTTGGGTTTGAATTAA
- a CDS encoding type II toxin-antitoxin system ParD family antitoxin: protein MDFKKWWEMRSPTIEPKLLCANIMQIVLPPEVEALVQRQLISGKYNSAIDVILAGVKLLEQQQDIYQERLQELQQDALEEAYRQASQEIEPTWDVTIADGLTNETW from the coding sequence GTGGACTTCAAGAAGTGGTGGGAGATGCGATCGCCTACAATAGAGCCAAAACTCCTCTGTGCCAACATCATGCAAATCGTCCTACCACCTGAAGTTGAAGCCCTTGTGCAGCGCCAACTCATCAGTGGCAAATACAATAGTGCGATCGACGTCATCCTTGCAGGTGTCAAACTCCTTGAACAACAGCAAGACATATACCAAGAACGATTACAAGAACTCCAACAGGACGCACTTGAGGAGGCTTACCGACAAGCATCACAAGAAATTGAGCCAACTTGGGATGTAACAATTGCAGATGGATTGACTAATGAAACGTGGTGA
- a CDS encoding DUF4336 domain-containing protein — MPPGDLSWRFWPAVPLYPYGRRRTLRKEVVKDTIWTFDQVQGILYAVVPIRMTVVRLDKGGLLVYAPVAPTKECIRLVQELVDKHGEVKYIILPTASGLEHKVFVGPFARRFPYSQVFVTPNQWSFPVNLPLSWLGFPTKRTHVIPENSADAPFADEFDYEVLSINLGRGSFEEIALLHKRSRTLLVTDSVLVVPEDPPAIAQVDPYPLLFHARESGLEVVEDTEAMRRKGWQRISLFAIYFRPSALEKVGMGEALRNALKAPERSRKAYFGFFPFKWNPDWKRSFDALRGGGRLFVAPILQTFIFNQTPRKVLEWANKVARWNFERIIPCHFDAPIKASPSEFRQAFAFLEKNPPQLFGSGSQPLPKKDCEFLSELEENLTKRGITSPPKE, encoded by the coding sequence ATCCCTCCTGGTGACTTGTCATGGCGTTTCTGGCCTGCTGTGCCTCTTTACCCTTACGGTAGGCGGCGGACGCTCCGCAAAGAAGTAGTTAAGGACACGATCTGGACGTTCGACCAAGTGCAGGGCATCCTCTACGCGGTCGTGCCCATTCGCATGACTGTCGTTAGGCTAGACAAAGGCGGTCTCTTGGTTTATGCGCCAGTCGCGCCTACAAAAGAGTGTATTCGGCTCGTTCAGGAGTTGGTGGACAAGCACGGCGAAGTTAAGTACATCATCCTGCCAACGGCTTCTGGGCTGGAACATAAGGTTTTTGTTGGCCCCTTCGCCAGACGCTTTCCCTACTCGCAGGTGTTCGTGACGCCGAACCAGTGGAGCTTTCCGGTGAATCTGCCGCTTAGTTGGCTTGGCTTCCCTACTAAACGCACTCATGTAATACCAGAAAATAGTGCTGATGCGCCGTTTGCTGATGAGTTTGATTATGAGGTGTTGAGCATCAATCTCGGACGGGGGTCGTTTGAAGAAATTGCTTTATTGCATAAGCGATCGCGCACGCTTTTGGTGACGGATTCTGTTCTTGTGGTTCCAGAAGATCCCCCCGCGATCGCCCAAGTTGACCCCTACCCCTTATTGTTCCACGCTAGAGAAAGTGGGTTAGAAGTTGTCGAAGATACTGAGGCGATGCGCCGCAAAGGTTGGCAGCGCATTTCCCTATTTGCTATTTACTTCCGTCCCAGTGCGTTGGAAAAGGTCGGGATGGGAGAGGCATTGCGAAACGCCCTTAAAGCGCCGGAGCGCTCAAGAAAAGCTTATTTTGGCTTTTTTCCCTTCAAATGGAACCCAGACTGGAAGCGGTCGTTCGATGCGTTGCGCGGAGGCGGTCGCTTATTTGTTGCGCCGATTTTGCAGACTTTCATTTTTAATCAAACGCCGAGGAAAGTACTTGAATGGGCAAACAAGGTGGCGAGATGGAATTTCGAGCGAATTATTCCCTGCCACTTTGACGCACCTATCAAAGCAAGTCCCTCTGAGTTCCGACAGGCGTTCGCCTTCCTTGAGAAGAATCCACCCCAATTATTTGGAAGTGGAAGTCAACCTTTACCCAAAAAGGACTGCGAATTCTTAAGCGAACTTGAAGAGAATTTGACTAAGCGCGGCATCACGTCGCCACCAAAGGAATAA
- a CDS encoding DUF1822 family protein, with translation MNSIAPPPLIVPLPDTAHQLAREFASEQATPEKGVRVYLNTLAVWAVHRYLKWLRYDTDLASSDSWHPGMRAMFDVADLVVPNLGKLECRPVLPGEKSVMLPPEAMQDRVGYVAVQFGSGDNLGEPVYLQEAQLIGFAPAIATDDPPEELQLSSLQSLDAMIDYLEQLESALSPAPNKTRSQLNNWLQNLFESGWQTVEQVLTPQTPLLALRRSTVRRAKPIELQTNTVVLIVTIHPENRERLGIHLQVSSVNPQIALPTQLRLLVLTGSGEVFREIIASGTDTFMQYEFSGQVGEQFSIKVALGDISITEAFVI, from the coding sequence ATGAACAGTATTGCACCCCCTCCTCTTATCGTTCCCCTCCCAGACACCGCCCACCAGCTAGCGCGAGAGTTTGCATCTGAACAAGCAACTCCCGAAAAGGGGGTGCGCGTATATCTCAATACCCTAGCTGTCTGGGCAGTTCACCGCTATCTAAAATGGCTGAGATACGACACGGATCTTGCCTCAAGCGACAGTTGGCATCCTGGTATGCGAGCAATGTTTGATGTGGCGGATCTGGTGGTGCCCAACTTAGGTAAGTTAGAGTGCCGTCCCGTTTTGCCAGGGGAGAAATCTGTTATGCTACCGCCAGAAGCGATGCAAGACCGAGTTGGCTATGTGGCAGTTCAGTTTGGATCGGGTGACAATCTAGGGGAACCAGTTTATTTACAGGAAGCACAGCTAATTGGATTTGCCCCCGCGATCGCTACTGACGATCCGCCAGAGGAACTGCAACTTAGTAGCTTGCAATCCCTCGATGCAATGATTGACTATTTAGAGCAACTCGAATCGGCGCTGTCCCCTGCACCAAACAAGACGCGATCGCAGCTAAACAACTGGTTACAAAATCTATTCGAGTCAGGTTGGCAGACAGTTGAGCAAGTGTTGACGCCGCAAACGCCGCTTTTAGCATTACGCAGATCGACTGTAAGACGGGCAAAGCCAATTGAGTTGCAAACAAATACAGTTGTTTTAATTGTCACCATCCACCCAGAAAATCGCGAAAGATTGGGCATCCATCTGCAAGTTTCTTCTGTCAATCCACAAATAGCATTGCCAACTCAGCTTAGATTACTGGTACTTACAGGATCTGGGGAAGTATTCAGAGAAATTATCGCCAGCGGTACTGACACCTTCATGCAATATGAATTCAGCGGCCAAGTGGGGGAACAATTTAGTATCAAAGTAGCGTTAGGAGATATTAGCATCACAGAAGCATTTGTCATCTAG
- a CDS encoding glutathione peroxidase, with amino-acid sequence MLSNREGQKVPNVTFRTRQNNEWKDVTTADLFAGKTVVVFSLPGAFTPTCSSTHLPGYNELAKVFRENGVDDIICMSVNDAFVMNEWAKSQEVANLTLIPDGNGEFTEGMGMLVDKADLGFGKRSWRYSMLVKDGVVEKMFIEPEEPGDPFKVSDAQTMLHYINPQAVKPTLISLFTKVGCPFCARAKTMLQERGLDYEEIVLGKEITTRSLRAVTGGTTVPQVFMDGKLIGGSEELAAYLGAG; translated from the coding sequence ATGCTGTCCAATCGAGAAGGGCAAAAAGTCCCCAATGTCACCTTCCGTACTCGTCAGAACAACGAGTGGAAGGATGTAACGACGGCTGACCTGTTTGCTGGTAAGACCGTTGTTGTCTTCTCTTTGCCTGGTGCTTTTACTCCAACTTGTTCATCAACCCACCTACCTGGTTACAACGAGTTGGCTAAAGTCTTTAGAGAAAACGGCGTTGATGACATTATCTGTATGTCCGTCAATGATGCCTTTGTGATGAATGAATGGGCCAAATCCCAAGAAGTAGCAAATCTAACTCTGATTCCCGATGGCAATGGTGAATTCACTGAAGGCATGGGAATGCTGGTTGATAAAGCAGACCTGGGTTTTGGTAAGCGGTCGTGGCGCTATTCCATGCTGGTGAAGGATGGCGTAGTTGAAAAGATGTTCATCGAGCCAGAAGAACCAGGAGACCCATTTAAGGTTTCTGATGCTCAAACCATGCTGCACTACATCAACCCCCAAGCAGTCAAGCCGACATTAATTTCGCTGTTTACCAAGGTTGGTTGTCCGTTCTGCGCCCGTGCTAAGACGATGTTGCAAGAGCGTGGTTTGGATTACGAAGAAATTGTCTTGGGTAAAGAGATTACCACTCGCTCTTTACGAGCTGTCACAGGTGGAACAACGGTTCCCCAAGTGTTTATGGATGGTAAATTAATTGGCGGTTCCGAGGAGCTAGCTGCTTACCTTGGTGCTGGCTAG
- a CDS encoding transposase encodes MRKLTKPSIAACNLDIYTLFLLAEPKYGGCCRLAQILANVSHDSINRFLLRERYDPKDLFEMVKTEIQLVGGILSCDDMVIEKPYSEVTKTDLIGYFWSGVHHRPIKGINLITLFYTEPTGLSVPINYRLYDKREGKTKNQYLREMIAEVESWGLIPKLVTGDSWYSSRENLQFLRNKKLGFLMGVAKNRKVRSQSSQWVKVSKLAIPPDGLVVELKQFGLVKLYKKSFKKTGERYYIIFRPELDELSQLTQQDFKELHSIHWGIETYHRAVKQVCGIGRFMVRTTEAICTHIFCAIRAFTQLELMRAEDLIENWYEIQRNLYLKVARDFIVSHLSEKVNSHTDTSFSVNE; translated from the coding sequence ATCCGAAAACTGACGAAACCTTCAATTGCCGCCTGCAACCTCGACATCTATACTTTGTTTCTACTGGCCGAGCCCAAGTACGGTGGTTGCTGCCGCTTGGCCCAAATCTTGGCCAATGTCTCCCACGACAGTATCAATCGTTTCCTTTTACGAGAACGATACGATCCTAAAGATTTATTCGAGATGGTAAAAACAGAAATTCAACTTGTAGGAGGGATATTAAGTTGTGACGATATGGTCATAGAAAAACCTTACTCAGAAGTGACGAAAACTGATTTAATTGGATATTTTTGGTCGGGAGTGCATCACAGACCTATAAAAGGGATCAACCTCATTACACTGTTCTATACCGAGCCGACTGGTCTGTCAGTCCCTATTAATTATCGCCTTTATGATAAACGGGAGGGAAAAACTAAAAATCAATATTTAAGAGAAATGATAGCCGAGGTGGAATCGTGGGGCTTAATCCCCAAATTGGTTACAGGAGATAGCTGGTACTCAAGTCGAGAGAATCTCCAGTTTTTAAGAAACAAAAAACTGGGGTTCTTGATGGGAGTGGCTAAGAATAGAAAAGTCCGCAGCCAGTCCAGCCAATGGGTTAAAGTCAGTAAACTTGCAATTCCTCCTGATGGGTTAGTCGTTGAACTCAAGCAATTTGGTTTGGTAAAGTTGTATAAAAAATCCTTCAAAAAAACGGGGGAGAGATATTATATTATATTCCGGCCAGAGCTTGATGAATTATCCCAATTGACTCAACAGGACTTCAAGGAACTCCACTCAATCCACTGGGGCATAGAGACGTATCATAGAGCCGTCAAACAGGTGTGTGGTATTGGACGGTTTATGGTCAGAACAACTGAGGCAATTTGCACTCATATTTTCTGTGCAATTAGAGCCTTTACTCAGTTGGAACTAATGCGAGCTGAAGACTTAATAGAAAATTGGTATGAAATCCAAAGAAATCTTTACTTAAAAGTAGCTCGTGACTTTATTGTTTCACACTTATCCGAGAAAGTCAACAGTCATACAGATACTTCGTTTTCTGTCAATGAGTAA